Genomic window (Nitrospirota bacterium):
AAAGTGGAGGAAGAGTCAAAGTTCGAGATCTCAAAGCTGACCAAAAGGCTCGAAGATGAGGCCCTCGAAGCTTCAGACAGAAAATCAAAAAAGATAATCTGCACAGCCATACAGCGTTATTCAAGCGACTATGTGAGCGAGAACACAGTCTCCACAGTCGCCCTCCCAAGCGACGAGATGAAAGGAAGGGTAATAGGCAGGGAGGGGAGAAATATCAGGGCGCTCGAAGCAGCTACAGGCGTGGAGTTCATTATTGACGATACACCTGAAACCGTACTGCTATCCTGTTTCGACCCTGTAAGACGAGAGATAGGAAGAATATCCCTCACGCGCCTTTTGGCAGACGGAAGGATACACCCCGCAAGGATCGAGGAGATAGTTTCAAAGGTGGAGAAGGAGATCGCCGCCACAATAAAAGAAGAAGGGGAAAAGGCGGTCTTTGACCTCGGGCTGCACGGCATACATCCTGAACTGATCAAGCTCATAGGCAGGCTGAAATACCGTACATCCTACGGCCAGAACGTGCTTCAGCACTCCAAAGAGGTCGCTCACTTTGCAAGCATAATGGCTGCCGAGCTCAAGGGAAATGTAAAACTTGCCAAGAGGGCCGGCATCCTTCATGACATAGGCAAGGCGATAGATCATGAGATCGAGGGGTCGCATCAGGTCATCGGCGCTGATTTCGCCAAGAAGTACGGTGAGAACGATAAAGTTGTTAATGCTATCCTGGTCCACCACGAAGAGGGCGACCCGATAACCATCGAGGCCACGCTTGTCGCGGCAGGGGATGCGCTTTCTGCCGCCAGGCCCGGGGCAAGAAAAGAGTCTCTTGAAGGATACATAAAGAGGCTGGAACGGCTGGAGGAGATCGCCACATCTTTTGAAGGGGTAAGCAAATCCTACGCGATACAGGCCGGCAGAGAAGTAAGGATACTGGTTAAACCAGAGGACATAAGCGACGAGCGTTCAGCGCAGATATCAAGGGACCTTGCCAAAAAGATAGAGGAAGAACTTACTTATCCGGGGCAGATAAAGGTCACTGTTATCAGAGAATCAAGATTCGTGGAATACGCAAAATAGGTTGATAGTTTAAGCCTGAATTATGAAAATATTGTTCATAGGCGACATTGTAGGGAAGCCCGGCAGAACGGCGTTAAAGAAAGGCCTGCCGCAGCTCAGGGCCAAATTCGATATTGACCTTGTTATTGCCAATGCAGAGAATGCGGCAGGAGGCTTCGGAATTACAGAACAGGTCGGCAAAGAGATATTGGCGCTCGGCGTTGATGTGCTGACTTCAGGCAACCACATCTGGGACAAGAAAGACGCCATAGAATATATCGCAAAGGAGAACCGCCTGCTCAGGCCGGCCAATTACCCTGACGGCGTACCCGGCCACGGCACAATAATAGTAAAGACGGGTAAAGGCGAAAAGGCGGCAGTCCTGAATATTTCAGGAAGGGTATTTATGAACCAGCTTGATTCGCCTTTCACTGTTTCCAAAAAACATATTTCTGTCCTGAGACAAGAGACGAATATCATCATCGTTGATATTCATGCTGAAGCGACCTCTGAAAAGCAGGCCATCGGCCTTTACCTGGACGGCGAGGTCAGCGCTGTCATCGGAACACATACACATGTGCAGACAGCGGATGAACAGATATTGCCCAACGGCACAGCCTATTTAACAGATGTGGGCATGACTGGGCCTACAGACTCAATTATAGGAGTGCAAAAAGATCTTGTGCTTAGCAGGTTCCTCACCGGCATACCGGCCCGATTCGAGACGGCAAACGGCGAATCTGTACTGTCATGCGCATTGGTTGATATTGATACCGCGACAGGAAGATCAACAGCCATAGAGCGGATACAGCTCAAGTTCCAGTAATTATTTTCTCAAGGGACTCTATAAAAAGATCCCTTGAGAAGATATCTGTCAACAGCTATTTTATCGCCTGCTTTAAAACTTTGCCGGCAGAAAATTTAGGGGTCTTTGATGCGGCGATCTCGATCTCATCGCCTGTCCGTGGATTACGTCCCTTCCTTGCCTTACGCTCCGCAACGGAAAAAACACCAAACCCTACAAGGGTCACCTTCTCTCCTTTTTTCAGCGCGTCTGTGATCCCGGCTATCACGGAATCAATCGCTTTTAAAGCATCCGCCTTTGAAAGATTCACATCATTTGCCACTGATTCTATTAGTTCAGCTTTAGTCATAAGCAGGTCTCCTTGTGTTGAAAATATAGGCTCGAAAAATAAAGTAGATATAGAGGATACCAGCAGCAGGGAATTTTAGTCAACAGCTATGTTTATTAAATATCCTGATCTTACTTCTTCTTGCCTTTGGCCTTTTGTGCGCTTTTCTTTTTTGCGGGGTTTACTGCTTTCTTCTTTACTGTTTTCTTCGCAGCAGTTTTTTTCTTGACCACTTTATGCTTTATTTCTTTCTTCACGGCAACTTTTTTCTTTTCAACTGTCTTCTTTATTGCCGGCCTCTTTTCAACAGCCTCTTCCGGCTTGGCCGCGGCTGGAACTTTATTATTCAGCTCATGCTCCATTAATGAGTGCGGCAGCGTCTTATCCAGTATCCTTTTAAGCTCCATGGCATTCTGTGGGGCGTATGCATTTGCGTCATTATTATAGAATATATAAACATCCTTGCCCTTCTTAAGATATTCCTTTATCTTATTTGCATCCTCTTTGATCTGTTCCGCGCTATAGCTTAAAGCATAATTCCCACCGGGGCCGTGCCGTTGAATATAGACAAAATCCGCGGTTACAGGCAGGTCATTAAGAAATTCAGGCGAGTCAGCCATACATATAGCTATATTTGATTCAGAAAGGAGTTTTATGACCTTTTTATTAAGCCAGCTCGCCTGTTTGAACTCAAAGACATGCCGGACAGGGTACTTGCTTATAACTTCAATAAAGCCCTCAAGGTTCTTTATGTTAACCTTAAGGTTAAGAGGAAACTGCCAGATAACAACCTCGAATTTCTCATGAAGAGGCAGGGTGACATTAAAAAAAGTTTCAAGAGGCAGAGTAACATCCTTCAGCTTCTTGATATGAGTAACAAACCTGCTTCCTTTAAGGCAGAAAGCAAAACCCGGCGGAGCCTCTGAATACCACCTTTCAAACGCCTCTTTCTTTAACAGCCTGTAAAAAGTGATGCTAAGTTCAACGGAATCAAGCTTTTTTACATAATATGAGAGCCATCTTTTCTGCGTCAGTCCCTCAGGATAAAAGGTGTCCTTCCATGAATCATACAAGAATCCGCTGCAACCTATTTTATATTTAGGCATAGTAGGATGATTATACACTGAAATCGTCTGAAAGGGAACAAAAATCCAAAAAAATGCTTATTTTTCATTAATTCAGGAGATTATTAATGATCGATATCAACCACATTTTTATGCTGTATAACCCCCCCGCCGATTACAGTGTCACCATCATAAAAGACCGCGCTCTGCCCGGGGGCAGGGGCCCACTGCGGCTCATCAAATTCAACATTAACGGAATCACCGTCAGGCATTAATGTTGACTGAGCCTCTGTCATGGTGGAGCGAACCTTTACCTTTGCCCTTAAGGGTTCTTTCAGTTCTTCTATGGAGATCCAGTTCAGGCAGTTCACCTTAAAACTCTTCCGCAACGCATCCTCTCTCCCTCCGATCGTTATTATATTTTTTTTAGGGTCAATATCAATGACATAAGAAGGCATCAAAGACTGTATGCCAAGCCCCTTTCTCTGGCCTATCGTATAAAAGGCGATGCCCTTGTGCTCTCCCAGAACCTTGCCTTCCATATTCAATACCTGCCCCGGGATCAGCGTCCCTGGCGCATATTCCTTTATGAAATCCGCATAATGGATATCACCTACAAAACATATCTCCTGGCTCTCTGCCCTTAACGCATTAGCAAGCCCGAGCTCTTTGGCGATCTCCCTTGTCTTATCCTTTTTCAGGCCGCCCAATGGGAACACCGTCTTTGAAAGCTCCTTCTGTGTCATTGCGTAAAGAACGTAAGACTGGTCTTTTTTAGGGTCGATCCCTTTAAGCAGTAAGTGGCGATCAGCGGGTTCTGGATTTCTAACTATTCTTGCATAATGGCCTGTTGCTACTATATCAGCATCAAGCTCCTCAGCCTTCTTTAGAAGAAAATCAAACTTGATGAACTTATTGCACAGGATACACGGGTTCGGGGTCAGCCCTTCAATATAGGAGGCGCAGAAACTTTTAATAACATCTTCGTAGAAATTGTCTCTCACATCAACAGTGTGATGTTCGATCCCGAGGTCTTGAGCAACCTTTCTGGCGATATTGATCGTCTCAATAGAACAGCATGCGTCAAGATTCGTTATATCTCTCTTGTCCCATAGTTCAAAGCTCAGGCCGATAACCTCATAGCCGTCTTTCTGAAGCAGATACGCTGCAACCGATGAGTCCACGCCTCCGCTCATCGCAACTATCGCTTTTTTCTTTGATTTGTTCATCATATTAATGGTTATTCAAGTTATAAATTATCCATTCATATTAACATATGCGGTTCCCTGGCCACTCTTTTTTCATCATCAGCTGCCTGCCGCTGATTTATCATGCGTAACCATACTGATTTATGTTATATTTTCTGGTATGAGCAGCAAGACAATTGAAGAATCCAAAAAATATCTGATGAATACATACGACCGTTCTCCTATCATCCTCAGGAAAGGCAGAGGCATGAAGGTATGGGGGGCTGACGGCAAAGAATATCTTGATTTCGTCGGAGGCGTAGCTGTCAACTGCCTCGGGCACTGCTATCCGAAAGTTGTGATAGCGCTGCAGAAACAGGCACAAAGGCTGCTGCATGTCTCAAACCTGTATCACATTGAACCGCAGATCAAACTTGCAAAACTGCTCGTGACAAACTCATTTGCTGACAAGGCATTTTTCTGCAACTCAGGGACTGAGGCTGTTGAAGCAGCCATCAAGCTTGCCAGAAAATATTCAAAAGACCATACCCTCCCTGAAAAATATGAGATCATTACTGCTGAGAACTCATTTCATGGGAGAACCCTTACATCACTAAGCGCTACAGGCCAGGAAAAGCTTCAGAAAGGTTTTGAGCCGCTCACCCCGGGTTTCAAACATGTGCCCTTCAATAATATAGGCGCATTGAAGAACGCTATCACAAGGCACACCTGCGCTGTTATGCTTGAACCCATACAGGGAGAGGGCGGTGTCAGGGTGCCTGACAAAGACTATCTTAAACATGTCCGGGAGATTTGCAACGACCACGGGCTCCTTCTGATACTTGATGAGGTCCAGACCGGCATGGGCAGGACAGGAAAGTTATTCGCGTATGAACACTTCAATATGGAACCTGACATAATCTGCCTTGCAAAAGGGCTGGGCGGAGGAGTGGCTATCGGCGCTATGCTTGCAAAAGACTCTGTCGCAGCTTCATTCACTCACGGCTCTCATGGGTCCACATTCGGAGGCAACCCGCTTGCCTGCACCGCTGCTGTTGCTACAGTCGAGGCGATACTGGAAGACGGCTTCATACTTGATAACTGCAGGCGGATGGGAGAGTACTTCATGAAAAACCTTGTGGAACTAAAAAAAGAGTTCCCGTCAACTGTGCTGGATGCAAGAGGCATGGGACTGCTCCTTGGGCTTGAGATAACAAGGTCAGGCAGCGAAATAGTAAGGGCATGCGCCGAAAGAGGGATACTTATTAACTGCGTCCGGGGCAACGTGCTCCGTTTCATCCCTCCTTTAATAGTGGTCGAGAAGGAGATAGACCAGCTTATGGATGTGCTCGCAGAAGTTTTAGAAAGGATATGATATAGGGCTGTTCTCGCCTGAAGATCAAAAAACTATTTATTATGAAGAGAGATTATCTTACATTTCTGGACATCACGGCAAAAGAGGTTGAGGCACTTATCAACAGGGCCATTGAACTTAAGGCCGGCAAGGACGCGTCAGCCTGCCCCCTCATCGGCAGGAGTATAGGGCTCCTCTTTGACAAGGCATCAACAAGAACGAGGATATCCTTTCAGGCAGGCATATACCAGCTTGGCGCGCAGGGTATCTATATCAATGCAGCTGAACTCCAGCTCGGAAGGGGAGAAACGATAGAGGACACAGCAAGGGTCCTGTCGAGATATCTTGATGCCATCGTTATAAGGACATTCGCGCATGAGACGATCGAAAAGTTCGCGTCTAACGCTGCCATACCGGTTATCAACGGGCTGACAGACCTGCACCATCCCTGCCAGGCGCTCGCTGATATCATGACTATCAAAGAGAAGAAGGGAAGGCTCGCCGGGATAAAGATCGTATACATCGGAGACGGCAACAACGTTGCGAACTCATTGATAGAGGCGGCTATGCTTACAGGTATGGACCTTACCATAGCCTGCCCTGAAGGCTATGAGCCTGACAGTAATATATTAAAAAATGCGGTCTCCAATAATGCAAAAGTGCAAGTCACCAGCAACCCCAAAGACGCGGCAAGGGATGCTGACGTGCTTTATACTGACGTGTGGGTGAGCATGGGCCAGGAAGAGGAATCTGAAAAGAAGAAGAATGTCTTCTCTGATTATCAGATAAATAAAGGCCTGCTGGCTTTGGCAAAAAAGGATGCGATAGTAATGCATTGCCTGCCTGCCCACAGGGAAGAAGAGATAACGCATGATGTTATAGAATCAAGCCAGAGCGTTGTATTTGACCAGGCAGAGAACAGGCTCCACACGCAAAAGGCGCTTCTTGAGACGCTTCTTAAATGAACAAGTTTTATAACTCTTTTTGATGTTTCATCATAATAAAAACACCTACTGTTGCCTTGCATTGTATAAGTATTAAGCCTTATAATTCCTCTATGCAATCAACAACAGTCAGCCATTTAATATCTAACAGCAAAACTTTTTTCGGGCTTGAAGGTCTTGTTGCATTATATGTCTATGGCTCCCTGATTTCCGGAAAGCTCCGAGAAGAGAGTGATATTGATATAGCTATTCTGCCATGTTATAAGACTACAGACGATGAAAGAATTGAATTGATCTCAAAGGTTGAAGGCTGCGTCAGCAGCATTCTTAAAGATACCGGTGTGCAGAGAGAGGTGAGCGTGCTTGACCTGAGAGGGAAATACGTATCTTTATTATTACAGTACAAAGTGATTACTGAGGGAATTATTTTGTATGAGAACAGTAAGGAAGAAAGGTTCGAATTTGAAAACGCTGTAAAAGGCGAATATTTTGATTTTGTGCCGTTTATTGAGTCGTTAAGAAAGAGGAGCCATGGAGATATATTCCAGAAAGTTTGACTTAATAAAAGACTGTATCAATAAATTATCTGTAATAAAGAAAGAAAATTCCACCCTCGATAAGTATAGAACCACCTGGAAAGATAAAGATTCCGCTGAAAGAAATATTCAAAAAGTTGTTGAAGCGATAATTGATATAGGTAAAATGATTGTCTCTGAAAAAAAACTTAGAGAACCCTCTAACAACAGAGAGGTCTTTATTATCCTTGAGGAAAACAATATCTTTCCTTCCGGGTTCATCTCTCTCATAGATAAAATGGTCGGCATGAGAAATATCATTGTTCATAGCTATGACAGGATAGATGATGCCATTGTTTACGGAGTCCTTGAGAAGAATCTCGATGACATTAAAAAACTGACCACTATCCTAAAGAAAGCATGTCTCCCGACATGAGACCATCCGTCCTCATAGTCCTTGACGGATGGGGCATAGGAAGCGACCCGGAAATAAACGCTCAGGAAAAAGCAGACATCCATTTTTACAAAAGCCTCCTCAAAGAATATCCACATACATCACTTCAATGTTCAGGAGAGTCTGTCGGGCTGCCTGAAGGCACGATGGGCAACTCTGAGGTCGGGCACCTAAACCTCGGCGCAGGCCGTATCGTGTATCAGGATCTCACAAGGATAAACAAGGCGATCAAAGACGGCTCTTTTTATAATAATGCCGCATTTAATTCGGCAATTGATGCGGCAGTCAAAAACGGAAGTGCGCTTCATCTTCTCGGCCTGCTCTCTGACGGAGGAGTCCACAGCCACATCAGCCATCTTTACGCGCTGATAGACCTTGCGCTTAATAAAGGTTTAAAGAAGATATTCATACACGCATTCATGGACGGCAGGGACACGCCGCCAGAGTCAGGGATAAACTATATAAATGCGCTTGAAGACTTTATCAAAGATAAACCATCTGTAAAGATAGCCACCGTCATCGGCAGATACTGGGCTATGGACAGGGATAAAAGATGGGAGCGGGTTGCGCTTGCGTACAAGACGCTTGCGAATGGCGAAGGGAAAAGATGTAGATCTGCGAAAGAGGCAGTTGAAGAAAGCTACAGGATAAATGAGGCCGATGAATTTATAAAACCCTGCGTGATAGTTGACAAGAGCGGCATCATCGGAAATATAACGGACGGGGATTCCGTCATATTCTTTAACTTCAGGGCGGACAGGGCAAGAGAGATAACCATAGCGCTTACTGATAAAAACTTTAACGGCTTCAATAGAGAGAAGCTGCCTGAGCCGGGCTCTTTTGTAACGATGACTATGTATGAAGAGGCCTTTCCATTCCAGGCTGCATATCCGCCTGTCAGGCTCACAAATATATTAGGCGAAGTACTGAGCAGAAATAGCATGAAGCAGCTCAGGATCGCCGAGACAGAGAAGTACGCGCATGTAACTTACTTCTTTAACGGCGGAGAAGAGGAACCATTCCCCGGCGAAGACAGGGCGCTTATCCCTTCTCCAAAAGAGGTCGCGACCTATGACCTGAAGCCTGAGATGAGCGCGTACGAAGTTACAGATGAAGTTTTGAAGAGACTTGATACAAAGGCATACGACTTCATCCTGCTGAACTTTGCCAACCCTGACATGGTGGGGCACACCGGCATTATGAAGGCTGCTGTGAAAGCATGCGAGACGATTGATAAATGCCTGAAGAAGATCGTTGAAAAGGTGTCTTCTATCGGAGGGCTTGTCATCATAACATCAGACCACGGGAACTGCGACCGGATGATGGACGGCAAAACTCCGCACACAGCGCATACCACCAACCCTGTCCCTTTTATCCTCTTGAAGCAGGGCGTCAGGCTCAGGGATAAAGGCATTCTCGCTGATGTTGCTCCCACGTTACTTGAACTCATGGGAATTGAGAAGCCCGAAGAGATGACAGGTGTGAGCCTGATTGTAAAATAAAGAACAATTACCGATGCTCAACAAAATCCTGAACATCCTCTTTCCTGAAACCTGCCCTGTTTGTAAGAAGCCTTCATCTGACCATAAAACAGCCCCCATCTGCGCCAACTGCTGGGCAACTGTCATGCCTTATGAAGGCCCTTCATGCCTCAGATGCGGAACGCCTCTTGCCTCTGATCTTTCATCAACCTGCGGAGAATGTCATAAGAATGAGCCGTCCTTTGATAATGCGCAATGCTTCGGCCTGCATGAAGGCGCTCTGCAGAAAGCTATCAGCTTATTTAAGTTTCATGGCATAAAACGCCTCTCATATCCTCTGTCAGAAAAGTTACTGCTCAAACAACTCCCGCAGGCTGACATACTCCTGCCTGTGCCTCTGCATAAAAAACGCCTGAAGTACAGAGGCTTCAACCAGTCCGCGCTTCTTGGAAAATATATCGCACAAAGATCGGGTATGCCTTTAGCGCTGAATACTCTCGTCAGAATAAAGAACACAGTTCCGCAGGTCGGGCTAAGCGCGGCTGATAGAGAACGCAATATCAAAAACGCCTTTGATGTGATCTCAGAAGAAAAGATAAAGGGCAAAAAGATAATGCTCGTTGATGATGTATTCACAACAGGCGCAACCGTGCGGGAATGCTCAAAGTTTTTAAAAAGAGCCGGGGCTGATAAAGTTTATGTCGTGACACTGACACATGGGAAGTTGGATTAATATTCCCCTCTATCAAGAGGGGTGCAGGGGTGTGTTATCTCCCCACTTTAGTAAAGGGGGGCAAGGGGGGATTTTATGATCATTAAAGATTTTTGTTTACAATCTCCATAGAAATACAATATATTTAATTCACATGCTTTATTTGCAATACATCTGGCACTACAGATAAAACACTATAAGAAAAGGAAAACCTATCATGTCATTTAGCAAAGAACGACAAGACTATCATTTAACACCACATGGGTGGGTAGAGGGTTCATTTGAAGGCGATGCTTTAGGAGGAACAAAACATGCTGACGTTCCTATGGATCGCTTGTTGACTGTTTCGTGCTATGACGAAAAGGCTTCTCCTTATTCAGAGCCATTTTTTTATGACAAGCTAACTTGGCAAACTGACGACAAAGATAAAATCGATGCTTCAATCAAAAAATACGGCGATAAACCGGACTGGTTTGGATACAAGAAAATAAAATAAGATTTTATAACAAAGAGATTGAATGTAGGTGAGCTAAGTATTAAGTATAATGTTGTTCAAATATTTAAAAATCATTAACTGCATTAAAGAATAATAAAATGAAAATTTGGCAGGTAGCAGCAGGCGATGGCAGCCGCGATTATGCGGATGTCTTTCTAAAGTTCGGAGTAATTCTCGTTGGTCCTGGTTCCGAAGGTAACTACTTCTCGAATCAAGACACTTATAATAATCCTGATAGTTGGGCTTATCGCCCATTTATCAAGACACTATCAGAGGAGCTTGCCAAAGGTGATCTTGTAGTATTGAAGCGTCCCAGCGGTTACAACTGGGAAATCGTTGCAGTCGGGGAAATCACATCAGACTATCTCTTTGAAAATGTCTTTGGTGACGTGGACGGATGGGATCTTCAACATTGCCGAAGAATAAGCTGGAAGACACCAGTTTTGCAAACCATCATTAGTGGCCTTCGCCGCGGAACTCTTGTTGGCGTTAATCATCAACAAGCGGTCGGGGAAGTGAACAAAGTCTGGTCGAGTGGACTCCAAGTTGCCTCTATTCCTATTCCGATTGAACCAGAAGAAATAAGCGTCGATCAGCTTATCGATTCACTAATGATCGAAGGCTTACCAGGACAAAATGCTGAACTCATTGCAAACACGATTTGGCGCCTTCGAAGAGTCGCAAAGTGGTATAGCTCCCATGGTTCAGATGTCGGTGAGCATGAAATACGAACATTTCTGATAGTACCTCTTCTTACATCTTTAGGGTGGGCTGAGCAAAAAGTAAAAATCGAATGGAATAACATCGATGTTGCGCTTTTCGACACACCATACTCCAAACAGAGCAAGCCACTTGTAATCATCGAATCTAAGCGCCTATGGGATGGTCTGCGCTATGCTCCAGACCAGGCTATTAGTTACGCACAGTCATATCCTGCTTGCGACAGATTCATTGTCTCAGACGGTATTCGCTACAAACTTTTTCGAAGAGAAGGCGATCAGTGGAGCTATACTGCCTATATGAACTTGCTGGCTCCAAAACGAATTCACCCCTACGAATCTGGTGTTGATGGTGCTGTATCATTTTTTCTTGCACTGATCCCAAAGGGGGCAATCTAAGAAAATAGTATAGGGTCTAGACTTGACTATGACATTTACCACACCCCTCACTCCGCCGCTGTAATATACAATAAAATCACAACAATTTGACTCCAATACCTATGTGGGTTATTATAGCTATAATGAACCACATTATTTGGAGGAAACTATGCGAACAATTCAAATGACTTTAGACGATGACCTGGTGGCAGCCGTTGATACGGTTGTGAAAAAACTTAAGACATCGCGTTCAGCTTTTACACGAAAAGCATTGAAGGATGCTATCAAGCAGGTGAATATCAGCGCACTTGAGAAAAAGCATAAAAAAGGATATGAGCGTTATCCTGCCGACAAAAAAGAATTCAGCGTTTGGGAATCAGAGCAGGAGTGGGGTAATTAATGAAGCGGGGTGAGGTGAGATGGTATAAGTTTAAAGCCCCTGACAAAAAGCGGCCGGTAGTTATTTTGACAAGAAGTTCCATATTGGATTATCTGGATGAGGTTACAATTGCACCGATAACCTCAACGATCAGAGATATACCGAGCGAAGTGCTTTTGTCGAAACGGGACGGCATGCATAATGATTGCGCTATTAACTGTGACCACTTGCAGACAGTTTCAAAAGATAAAATCGGATCGTTGATCACAGCTTTACCTAAAGAGAAGCTGTTTGAAATACGAAATGCCATCAGTTTTGCTTTAAATCTTTGATGGAAGCCTTAATTGTATCAACTTCAGTCGTAGCGATTGCAGAGATGGGGGACAAGACCCAGCTGCTGGCGTTTGTTCTTGCTGCGAAGCTGAAGCATAGAACGGCGATCATCATGGGCATCTTCGTTGCCACACTCGCAAATCATTTTTTCGCAGGGTCTATGGGAGTCTGGCTTGCAAGCCTCATCTCTCCTCAAACACTGAGATGGGTTGTGGCTGTCTCTTTTTTTGTATTTGGCGTGTGGGCATTGAAACCTGATGAACTAAATGAAGATCAGAATCTTAGAGGCACAGGGGTATTCATCACCACTCTGATCGCATTTTTTATTGTTGAGATGGGCGACAAGACCCAATTGGCAACGATAGCGCTCGCAGCACGTTATCATTCATTGATCGCGGTAGTTACGGGAACAACTCTGGGCATGATGATCGCAAACGTGCCAGCGGTATTGATAGGTGAAACGCTGGCTCATCGGGTCAACATGAAGGTGATGCGCTGGATAGCGGCTGCGTTATTTATTCTGCTGGGAATTGCGGCATTGTTCGCGCCGATCTCAAAGCCTTAACTTCGAAAATATCTCACCTGCAGCTTCCTGAGAAACATCTGTATCGGAATA
Coding sequences:
- a CDS encoding HU family DNA-binding protein; this translates as MTKAELIESVANDVNLSKADALKAIDSVIAGITDALKKGEKVTLVGFGVFSVAERKARKGRNPRTGDEIEIAASKTPKFSAGKVLKQAIK
- the argF gene encoding ornithine carbamoyltransferase yields the protein MKRDYLTFLDITAKEVEALINRAIELKAGKDASACPLIGRSIGLLFDKASTRTRISFQAGIYQLGAQGIYINAAELQLGRGETIEDTARVLSRYLDAIVIRTFAHETIEKFASNAAIPVINGLTDLHHPCQALADIMTIKEKKGRLAGIKIVYIGDGNNVANSLIEAAMLTGMDLTIACPEGYEPDSNILKNAVSNNAKVQVTSNPKDAARDADVLYTDVWVSMGQEEESEKKKNVFSDYQINKGLLALAKKDAIVMHCLPAHREEEITHDVIESSQSVVFDQAENRLHTQKALLETLLK
- the mnmA gene encoding tRNA 2-thiouridine(34) synthase MnmA — its product is MMNKSKKKAIVAMSGGVDSSVAAYLLQKDGYEVIGLSFELWDKRDITNLDACCSIETINIARKVAQDLGIEHHTVDVRDNFYEDVIKSFCASYIEGLTPNPCILCNKFIKFDFLLKKAEELDADIVATGHYARIVRNPEPADRHLLLKGIDPKKDQSYVLYAMTQKELSKTVFPLGGLKKDKTREIAKELGLANALRAESQEICFVGDIHYADFIKEYAPGTLIPGQVLNMEGKVLGEHKGIAFYTIGQRKGLGIQSLMPSYVIDIDPKKNIITIGGREDALRKSFKVNCLNWISIEELKEPLRAKVKVRSTMTEAQSTLMPDGDSVNVEFDEPQWAPAPGQSAVFYDGDTVIGGGVIQHKNVVDIDH
- a CDS encoding acetylornithine transaminase, with protein sequence MSSKTIEESKKYLMNTYDRSPIILRKGRGMKVWGADGKEYLDFVGGVAVNCLGHCYPKVVIALQKQAQRLLHVSNLYHIEPQIKLAKLLVTNSFADKAFFCNSGTEAVEAAIKLARKYSKDHTLPEKYEIITAENSFHGRTLTSLSATGQEKLQKGFEPLTPGFKHVPFNNIGALKNAITRHTCAVMLEPIQGEGGVRVPDKDYLKHVREICNDHGLLLILDEVQTGMGRTGKLFAYEHFNMEPDIICLAKGLGGGVAIGAMLAKDSVAASFTHGSHGSTFGGNPLACTAAVATVEAILEDGFILDNCRRMGEYFMKNLVELKKEFPSTVLDARGMGLLLGLEITRSGSEIVRACAERGILINCVRGNVLRFIPPLIVVEKEIDQLMDVLAEVLERI
- the rny gene encoding ribonuclease Y, yielding MMANIIMYVVAALAAGLVTGAVVSAAFQKKSAESKIKDIENKSGKALEEAIKEAATIKKEAQLEAKDIILKVKSESEKEERERRLELNQLDKRLHQREETLDRKLDQMDKKEIRFNQRETDLLNKEKAMQKKHEDLEKMTSQQTLILERIATMSAEEAKRELFQKVEEESKFEISKLTKRLEDEALEASDRKSKKIICTAIQRYSSDYVSENTVSTVALPSDEMKGRVIGREGRNIRALEAATGVEFIIDDTPETVLLSCFDPVRREIGRISLTRLLADGRIHPARIEEIVSKVEKEIAATIKEEGEKAVFDLGLHGIHPELIKLIGRLKYRTSYGQNVLQHSKEVAHFASIMAAELKGNVKLAKRAGILHDIGKAIDHEIEGSHQVIGADFAKKYGENDKVVNAILVHHEEGDPITIEATLVAAGDALSAARPGARKESLEGYIKRLERLEEIATSFEGVSKSYAIQAGREVRILVKPEDISDERSAQISRDLAKKIEEELTYPGQIKVTVIRESRFVEYAK
- a CDS encoding nucleotidyltransferase domain-containing protein; this translates as MQSTTVSHLISNSKTFFGLEGLVALYVYGSLISGKLREESDIDIAILPCYKTTDDERIELISKVEGCVSSILKDTGVQREVSVLDLRGKYVSLLLQYKVITEGIILYENSKEERFEFENAVKGEYFDFVPFIESLRKRSHGDIFQKV
- a CDS encoding DUF72 domain-containing protein; its protein translation is MPKYKIGCSGFLYDSWKDTFYPEGLTQKRWLSYYVKKLDSVELSITFYRLLKKEAFERWYSEAPPGFAFCLKGSRFVTHIKKLKDVTLPLETFFNVTLPLHEKFEVVIWQFPLNLKVNIKNLEGFIEVISKYPVRHVFEFKQASWLNKKVIKLLSESNIAICMADSPEFLNDLPVTADFVYIQRHGPGGNYALSYSAEQIKEDANKIKEYLKKGKDVYIFYNNDANAYAPQNAMELKRILDKTLPHSLMEHELNNKVPAAAKPEEAVEKRPAIKKTVEKKKVAVKKEIKHKVVKKKTAAKKTVKKKAVNPAKKKSAQKAKGKKK
- a CDS encoding TIGR00282 family metallophosphoesterase, with product MKILFIGDIVGKPGRTALKKGLPQLRAKFDIDLVIANAENAAGGFGITEQVGKEILALGVDVLTSGNHIWDKKDAIEYIAKENRLLRPANYPDGVPGHGTIIVKTGKGEKAAVLNISGRVFMNQLDSPFTVSKKHISVLRQETNIIIVDIHAEATSEKQAIGLYLDGEVSAVIGTHTHVQTADEQILPNGTAYLTDVGMTGPTDSIIGVQKDLVLSRFLTGIPARFETANGESVLSCALVDIDTATGRSTAIERIQLKFQ
- a CDS encoding DUF86 domain-containing protein, producing the protein MEIYSRKFDLIKDCINKLSVIKKENSTLDKYRTTWKDKDSAERNIQKVVEAIIDIGKMIVSEKKLREPSNNREVFIILEENNIFPSGFISLIDKMVGMRNIIVHSYDRIDDAIVYGVLEKNLDDIKKLTTILKKACLPT